From a single Methanosphaera sp. genomic region:
- a CDS encoding GNAT family N-acetyltransferase has translation MNIEIIELKKSDIERYNVKEFLFDMVKKCYDLDYVPEYHYDIVELEKYYIDPEKCNFFIAIDTDEDKVVATSAIRSYDRDYNVKNRTYSREHTASFHRVFVHPDYRHCKIGSELVEKLENFCIEKHYNEIYLHTSEKSYGALSFWQYNNFEITYDTHDDAGTIHMEKVLV, from the coding sequence ATGAACATTGAAATTATTGAACTTAAAAAAAGTGACATTGAAAGATATAATGTTAAAGAATTTCTTTTTGATATGGTAAAAAAATGTTATGATCTGGATTATGTTCCAGAATACCACTATGATATTGTTGAACTTGAAAAATATTATATTGATCCTGAAAAATGTAACTTCTTTATTGCAATAGATACTGATGAAGATAAAGTTGTTGCAACATCAGCTATACGTAGTTATGATCGTGACTACAATGTTAAAAATAGAACTTATTCAAGAGAACATACAGCAAGTTTCCATAGAGTATTTGTTCACCCAGATTATAGACATTGTAAGATTGGATCTGAACTTGTAGAAAAACTTGAAAATTTCTGTATTGAAAAACATTATAATGAAATCTATCTACATACATCAGAGAAAAGTTATGGTGCATTATCATTTTGGCAGTATAATAATTTTGAAATAACATATGATACTCATGATGATGCTGGAACTATTCATATGGAAAAAGTATTAGTTTAA
- a CDS encoding YigZ family protein has translation MQKELLAGKLVDRKSKFYAHLYKIDNLDDDVAEIQKIHNKKYKKAAHHCYAALIGDNEDSRNDGEVGSPGRVLLELLHEYKLDGYMIMVSRIFGGIKLGQGGVARAFRNSGRGVIKAYLENQ, from the coding sequence ATGCAAAAAGAACTACTTGCAGGAAAACTAGTTGATAGAAAATCAAAATTCTATGCACACCTTTACAAAATTGATAATCTTGATGATGATGTAGCAGAAATTCAGAAAATTCATAATAAGAAATATAAAAAAGCAGCACATCACTGTTATGCAGCACTTATAGGTGATAATGAAGATTCAAGAAATGATGGAGAAGTAGGATCACCAGGACGTGTACTTCTTGAACTTCTTCATGAATATAAACTTGATGGATATATGATAATGGTTTCACGTATATTTGGTGGAATAAAACTAGGTCAAGGTGGAGTTGCACGAGCATTTAGAAATAGTGGTCGTGGAGTAATAAAAGCATACCTTGAAAATCAATAA
- a CDS encoding PhoU domain-containing protein: MPKNIKNNTLKEILDIILYEAPSTQDEIADKLNISRRYVTKLLKPLIDEDIVKKAYVVDLKKFNEISENYETENSVPEYSGEYFIKEMLKDMGEQITKQFEWSFNALKNNDLELAQKALDEDLNTNQMYSKIKSSTDTVISLDPYFEFNNTIMFNEIAYDMERIGDHICHIPKFVLEENKPVSEPVMEALEQMYDISNRMFKKAVKSFIRHDLNVKEKMDRYESELTNYQKLATKKITNQMASDDINKNNSTYFLVLFRVVKSFERIGDISIEITEAASQFYLENKHM, from the coding sequence ATGCCTAAGAATATAAAAAACAATACACTTAAAGAGATCCTAGATATTATTTTATATGAAGCACCATCGACACAAGATGAAATTGCAGATAAATTAAATATTAGTAGACGTTATGTTACAAAGCTTCTTAAACCTCTTATTGATGAGGATATTGTTAAGAAAGCTTATGTTGTTGATCTTAAGAAATTTAATGAAATATCTGAAAATTATGAAACTGAAAATTCTGTTCCTGAATATTCTGGTGAATACTTCATTAAGGAAATGCTTAAGGATATGGGTGAGCAGATTACAAAACAGTTTGAATGGTCATTTAATGCTCTTAAAAATAATGATCTTGAACTTGCCCAGAAAGCTCTTGATGAGGATTTAAATACAAACCAGATGTATAGTAAGATTAAATCTTCTACTGATACTGTTATTTCTCTTGATCCTTATTTTGAATTTAATAATACTATTATGTTTAATGAGATTGCATATGATATGGAACGTATTGGTGATCATATTTGTCATATTCCTAAGTTTGTTCTTGAGGAAAATAAGCCTGTTAGTGAACCTGTTATGGAGGCTCTTGAGCAGATGTATGATATTTCAAATCGTATGTTTAAGAAGGCTGTTAAAAGTTTTATTCGTCATGATTTGAATGTTAAAGAGAAGATGGATCGTTATGAAAGTGAACTTACTAATTATCAGAAACTTGCAACTAAGAAGATAACAAATCAGATGGCAAGTGATGATATTAATAAGAATAATTCTACTTATTTCCTTGTTTTATTTAGAGTTGTTAAGTCATTTGAAAGAATTGGTGATATTTCTATTGAAATTACCGAAGCTGCAAGTCAATTTTATCTTGAAAATAAACATATGTAA
- a CDS encoding phosphate ABC transporter substrate-binding protein yields MKMKQKYKLTILLAIVCLIALFMVFAPGVAKHENIAVVGSSSVQPIAEKLAETYDDAHPQFEITVQGGGSTMGLNSIKKGSAQIGTYSTKLDANKNPNIKQTKIATDAIIIITNKANKLTDLSSEQLKDIFTGKITNWKDVGGEDGNINIVTREDGSGTRDAVEKLVLKGDDFKKDAIVQSSTGSVIKTVQSDPNAIGYASLADIKDDDINKLEVNGVNASEESIKSGDYVLQRPFLFLTNTTPSNSTQEFIDWVLSSEGQQYVRDQGLIPIN; encoded by the coding sequence ATGAAAATGAAACAAAAATATAAATTAACAATACTTCTTGCTATTGTATGTCTAATAGCATTATTCATGGTATTTGCACCAGGAGTAGCAAAACATGAAAACATAGCAGTAGTAGGATCATCATCTGTACAGCCAATAGCTGAAAAACTAGCAGAAACATATGATGATGCTCATCCACAATTTGAAATTACAGTACAAGGTGGAGGATCTACAATGGGTCTTAACAGTATCAAAAAAGGCTCAGCACAGATAGGAACCTACTCAACAAAACTCGACGCAAACAAAAATCCAAACATAAAACAAACAAAAATTGCAACAGATGCAATTATTATAATCACAAATAAAGCAAACAAACTTACAGACCTAAGTTCTGAACAACTAAAAGATATCTTCACAGGAAAAATAACAAACTGGAAAGATGTAGGTGGAGAAGATGGAAACATAAACATCGTAACACGTGAAGATGGTTCAGGAACTCGTGACGCTGTAGAAAAACTTGTTCTAAAAGGCGATGACTTCAAAAAAGATGCAATTGTACAAAGTTCAACAGGATCAGTAATAAAAACAGTACAATCAGATCCAAATGCAATAGGATATGCATCACTTGCAGATATCAAAGATGACGATATTAACAAACTTGAAGTTAATGGTGTAAATGCTTCAGAAGAATCAATTAAATCTGGAGATTATGTACTTCAAAGACCATTCTTATTCCTAACAAATACAACACCATCAAATTCAACACAAGAATTTATAGACTGGGTACTTTCAAGTGAAGGTCAACAATATGTTAGAGATCAAGGATTAATACCAATAAACTAA
- the pstC gene encoding phosphate ABC transporter permease subunit PstC, which yields MDHEFKEKIAERGLQIVSVISIIIILLIIGFILVEAAPAIQQVGLVNFIFGTVWNPKADQYGVFTMIISSLEMIAISLIIAIPLAVGCAIFTTQYANNTMQKIIKPTIQTLAAIPSVIYGFFALVVVVPFIRTTFNTTGFSLIAASIILAIMILPTIITISEDSIKAVPGSYNEISTALGATKWQTIKKVIIPTALPGIMTAIILAMGRAIGETMAVIMIAGNVAQIPSSIFDPVRSLTSNIALEMGYAIDLHYNALFATAAILLVIIMVLILIADYVQKKTKIQGSGDL from the coding sequence ATGGATCATGAATTTAAAGAAAAAATAGCAGAAAGAGGATTACAGATAGTATCTGTAATATCAATTATAATTATCCTTTTAATTATAGGATTTATATTAGTTGAAGCAGCACCAGCAATACAGCAAGTTGGACTTGTTAACTTCATATTTGGAACAGTATGGAACCCAAAAGCTGACCAATACGGAGTATTTACAATGATAATATCATCACTTGAGATGATTGCAATATCACTTATCATTGCAATACCACTAGCTGTAGGATGTGCAATATTTACAACACAATATGCAAACAACACAATGCAGAAAATTATTAAACCTACAATTCAAACACTTGCAGCAATACCATCTGTAATATATGGTTTCTTTGCACTTGTAGTAGTTGTTCCATTTATCAGAACAACATTTAACACAACAGGATTTTCATTAATTGCAGCATCAATCATACTTGCAATAATGATTCTTCCAACAATCATCACCATATCTGAAGATTCAATAAAAGCTGTGCCAGGATCATACAATGAAATATCAACAGCTCTTGGTGCAACAAAATGGCAAACAATTAAAAAAGTAATAATTCCAACAGCACTTCCAGGAATAATGACAGCAATCATACTTGCTATGGGACGTGCAATAGGAGAAACAATGGCTGTAATTATGATTGCAGGAAACGTAGCACAAATACCATCATCAATATTTGACCCAGTACGTTCATTAACATCAAATATTGCACTTGAAATGGGATATGCAATAGACCTACACTACAATGCACTCTTTGCAACAGCAGCAATACTTCTTGTAATAATCATGGTATTAATACTCATAGCAGATTATGTACAAAAGAAAACTAAAATCCAAGGAAGTGGAGACTTATGA
- the pstA gene encoding phosphate ABC transporter permease PstA produces the protein MNLIDRRKTDDIAKYVFWGIGALTIVILITIIGFILINGLPHISIEFLTQSPRDFGAEGGIFPMIVSTIYVTFFAVLIATPFALAVAVYLHEYTNNGKVTQVIRYSLELLASLPSIIFGLFGLAFFVEFLNLGWCVLSASLTLALMAIPTIIRTTENALDSIPQTYKEASLGMGATKLQTIIKVIIPAAIPGIVTGVVLGMARAIEETAAIMYTVGSSTGVPITVFDPARPLPLHLYMLATESISLDNTYATAAVLIILILIITITTNYFVERYSKKITGAQ, from the coding sequence ATGAATTTAATAGATAGAAGAAAAACAGATGACATAGCAAAATATGTCTTCTGGGGAATTGGAGCACTTACAATAGTTATATTAATTACAATAATTGGATTCATACTTATAAATGGACTTCCACACATATCAATAGAATTCTTAACACAATCACCAAGAGATTTCGGAGCAGAAGGTGGAATCTTCCCTATGATAGTGTCAACTATCTATGTAACATTCTTTGCAGTATTGATTGCAACTCCATTTGCACTAGCTGTAGCTGTATATCTTCACGAATACACAAACAATGGAAAAGTAACACAAGTAATTAGATATTCACTTGAACTTCTTGCATCATTACCATCAATTATCTTCGGGTTATTTGGTCTTGCATTCTTTGTAGAATTCTTAAACCTTGGATGGTGTGTACTTTCAGCATCCCTTACACTTGCACTTATGGCAATACCAACAATAATCAGAACAACAGAAAATGCACTTGATAGTATTCCACAGACATACAAAGAAGCAAGTCTTGGAATGGGTGCAACAAAACTTCAAACAATTATAAAAGTAATAATTCCAGCAGCAATCCCTGGAATTGTAACAGGAGTTGTTCTTGGAATGGCAAGAGCAATAGAAGAAACAGCAGCAATTATGTATACAGTAGGTTCATCAACAGGTGTACCAATCACAGTATTTGATCCTGCAAGACCACTACCACTTCACCTTTACATGCTTGCAACAGAATCAATATCACTTGATAATACATATGCAACAGCAGCTGTACTTATAATATTAATATTAATTATAACAATCACTACAAACTACTTTGTTGAAAGATACTCTAAAAAAATAACAGGAGCACAATAA
- the pstB gene encoding phosphate ABC transporter ATP-binding protein PstB: protein MQNAIDVRNLNTYFSNKQVLKDINISFEKNTITSLIGPSGCGKSTFLRTLNRMNDLVPGFRKEGDIIIDDRDIYDPNVDVVDLRKNVGMVFQKANPFPKSIYENVAYGLRVHGEEDEDKIEKIVKKTLKAVALWDEVEDDLERSAFNLSGGQQQRLCIARTIAVSPEIILMDEPCSALDPVSTIKIEDLMNELKKNYTIVIVTHNMQQASRVSKYTSFFLNGEVIETSLTDEMFLHPKEEQTQNYITGRFG from the coding sequence ATGCAAAATGCAATAGATGTAAGAAATTTAAATACATATTTTAGTAACAAGCAAGTTCTCAAAGACATCAATATTTCCTTTGAGAAAAATACAATCACCTCCCTTATAGGTCCATCAGGTTGTGGAAAATCAACATTCCTACGTACACTTAACCGTATGAACGACCTTGTACCAGGATTTAGAAAAGAAGGAGACATCATCATAGATGATCGTGACATTTATGATCCTAATGTTGATGTTGTAGATCTTAGAAAAAATGTGGGTATGGTTTTCCAGAAAGCTAACCCTTTCCCTAAATCAATTTATGAAAACGTAGCATATGGTCTTAGAGTTCATGGAGAAGAAGATGAAGATAAAATAGAAAAAATTGTTAAAAAAACTCTTAAGGCTGTAGCTTTATGGGATGAAGTAGAAGATGATCTTGAAAGATCAGCATTTAACTTATCAGGTGGTCAGCAGCAAAGACTTTGTATTGCAAGAACAATTGCAGTATCACCTGAAATAATTCTTATGGATGAACCATGTTCTGCACTTGACCCTGTATCTACAATTAAAATTGAAGATCTTATGAATGAACTTAAAAAGAATTATACAATTGTAATTGTAACTCACAACATGCAACAAGCATCACGTGTATCTAAATACACATCATTCTTCTTAAATGGTGAAGTTATTGAAACATCACTTACTGATGAAATGTTCCTCCATCCAAAAGAAGAACAAACTCAAAACTATATTACAGGAAGATTTGGTTAA
- a CDS encoding PhoU domain-containing protein, producing MESRQNYRNKMDKIYTDIVEIKDQVNEDYLDAINLFENYDDAKYNKIEKNIEVIIDKTAQINLVAVELLATQQPLACDLIYIENCIKLADNFKRIAKLTHNIAQIANDIDVEVIPAGPLSTFKVMAQNVENMLKNSINPFLNKNKDEYLKIKSNDDVVDEYFDQFIVDVSDAMKEDSSTINALVQFLLIGRYLERIADRSEDMALLSLEIEV from the coding sequence ATGGAATCACGTCAAAACTATCGTAATAAAATGGATAAAATATACACAGATATTGTAGAAATTAAAGATCAAGTTAATGAAGATTACCTTGATGCAATAAATCTCTTTGAAAACTATGATGATGCAAAATATAACAAGATTGAAAAAAATATTGAGGTAATTATTGATAAAACTGCTCAAATAAATCTTGTTGCAGTAGAACTTCTTGCAACACAACAACCACTTGCTTGTGATTTAATATACATTGAAAACTGCATCAAACTTGCAGATAACTTTAAACGTATAGCAAAACTTACACATAACATTGCACAAATTGCAAATGATATTGATGTAGAAGTTATTCCTGCTGGGCCATTATCAACATTTAAGGTGATGGCCCAGAACGTTGAGAATATGTTAAAAAACAGTATTAACCCATTCCTTAACAAAAATAAGGATGAGTACCTTAAAATTAAAAGCAACGATGATGTTGTAGATGAATACTTTGATCAATTCATAGTTGATGTAAGTGATGCAATGAAAGAAGACTCATCAACAATTAATGCTCTTGTACAATTCTTATTAATTGGAAGATATCTTGAAAGAATTGCTGATAGATCAGAAGATATGGCATTACTATCACTTGAAATTGAAGTATAG
- a CDS encoding fumarate hydratase, with translation MIKQEVITNTVYELYKQAALILPDDIKNALQNAYEIEEDEIAKLNIESVLKNIDIAEENSIPMCQDTGLPIVFIKLGNVEVENLQQAIIDGVKKATAETPLRPNVVDPFTRKNSGINIGKDIPQINVELSDKPELEITIFPKGFGSENNNKLAMLLPGDGVEGIKEFFKDTIVAAGGKPCPPTVIGVGIGGSSDMAMKLAKKALLKPIDEINPDERLATLEDELLDIANATGIGPMGLGGKTTTLGVNIELADTHTAGLPVGICVQCWAARRATAILKDE, from the coding sequence ATGATAAAACAAGAAGTTATTACAAACACAGTATATGAATTATACAAACAAGCTGCATTAATTCTACCAGATGACATTAAAAATGCACTTCAAAATGCATATGAAATTGAAGAAGATGAAATAGCAAAATTAAATATTGAATCTGTACTAAAAAATATAGATATTGCTGAGGAAAATTCAATTCCTATGTGTCAAGATACAGGACTTCCAATAGTTTTCATAAAACTTGGAAATGTAGAAGTTGAAAACTTACAACAGGCAATTATTGATGGTGTAAAAAAGGCAACAGCAGAAACACCACTAAGACCAAATGTTGTAGATCCATTTACACGTAAAAACAGTGGTATAAATATTGGTAAAGATATTCCACAGATAAATGTTGAATTATCAGATAAACCAGAACTTGAAATTACAATATTCCCTAAAGGATTTGGTTCAGAAAACAACAATAAACTTGCAATGTTACTTCCTGGTGATGGAGTAGAAGGAATTAAGGAATTCTTTAAAGATACAATAGTTGCAGCAGGTGGTAAACCTTGTCCACCTACAGTTATTGGTGTAGGTATTGGTGGATCATCAGATATGGCTATGAAACTTGCAAAAAAAGCATTACTTAAACCTATTGATGAGATAAATCCTGATGAACGTCTTGCAACACTTGAAGATGAACTTCTAGATATTGCAAATGCTACAGGTATTGGTCCTATGGGACTTGGTGGTAAAACAACTACTCTTGGTGTTAATATTGAACTTGCAGACACACATACAGCAGGTCTTCCTGTTGGAATTTGTGTTCAATGTTGGGCTGCAAGACGTGCAACAGCAATACTTAAAGATGAATAA
- the porB gene encoding pyruvate synthase subunit PorB encodes MIDDIDKTEYLASGHRACAGCGATIAARLALKALGKNTVAVSATGCLEVITSPYPETSWEIPWIHVAFENAPAVASGVEEALKAQGKEDTTVVVFGGDGGTTDIGMQSLSGAMERQQNIIYICYDNEAYMNTGIQRSSSTPFGASTTTTPAGKQSFGEDKPKKNMAMIMAAHGIPYVATACVSHPQDLMAKVKKASEIKGPAYIHVLQPCATGWGYAPEKTIKLGKLAVDTHSWILYEIDHGMLNITVKPKDKKPVEEYLKVQKRFKHLGDAEIAFIQQFVDEQSRELGLLDDEEDECDCHCGC; translated from the coding sequence ATGATTGATGATATAGATAAAACAGAATATTTAGCATCAGGACACAGAGCATGTGCTGGATGTGGAGCAACAATAGCAGCAAGACTTGCTCTTAAAGCATTAGGAAAAAACACAGTAGCAGTATCAGCTACAGGATGTCTTGAAGTAATTACATCACCTTATCCTGAAACTTCCTGGGAAATTCCATGGATACACGTAGCATTTGAAAATGCTCCTGCTGTAGCAAGTGGAGTAGAAGAAGCATTAAAAGCTCAAGGAAAAGAAGATACAACAGTTGTAGTTTTCGGTGGAGACGGTGGTACAACTGATATTGGTATGCAATCATTATCAGGTGCTATGGAAAGACAACAAAATATCATATACATATGTTATGATAACGAAGCATACATGAACACAGGTATTCAAAGAAGTAGTTCAACACCATTTGGTGCATCTACAACAACAACACCTGCAGGTAAACAGAGCTTCGGTGAAGATAAACCTAAAAAGAACATGGCAATGATCATGGCAGCACACGGAATTCCATACGTTGCAACAGCATGTGTATCACACCCACAAGATTTAATGGCTAAAGTTAAAAAAGCATCAGAAATCAAAGGTCCTGCATACATACACGTATTACAACCATGTGCAACAGGATGGGGTTATGCTCCTGAAAAAACAATTAAATTAGGAAAACTTGCAGTAGATACACATTCATGGATCTTATATGAAATTGATCATGGAATGCTTAACATCACTGTAAAACCTAAAGATAAAAAACCAGTAGAAGAATACTTAAAAGTACAAAAACGTTTCAAACACTTAGGTGACGCAGAAATTGCTTTCATTCAACAATTTGTTGATGAACAAAGTCGTGAACTAGGTTTACTTGATGATGAAGAAGATGAATGTGACTGCCATTGTGGTTGTTAA
- the porA gene encoding pyruvate synthase subunit PorA: MVVKVISSAEAVSEAVKKAQPSVIPVYPITPQTKISEKLADYVADGELDANYIRVESEHSAMSAAIGAAATGVRVFTATSSQGLAYMHEPVFAAAGMRVPIVMADANRALSSPINIWNDQQDSISERDSGWIQLYAETGQEAFDTILQAYKIAENTKVSLPVMVCIDGFILTHTVDPVEVLSQEEVDSFLPKYEITHFSLDPENPMSQGTLADSDYYLELRYAVEEAMENAKEVITEVGAEYGEKFGRTYGLIEEYKSDDAEIILLAMGSICGTIKDVIDEQREKGNKVGLIRVRSYRPFPKEALKAAVGDARLAVLDKDISFSAGGALYTDVKAAVDNETYGYIIGLGGRDIKPSDIEEIITKTENPTKDIEWIGLKE; encoded by the coding sequence ATGGTAGTAAAAGTTATATCATCTGCAGAAGCAGTATCAGAAGCAGTAAAAAAAGCACAACCTAGTGTTATCCCAGTATATCCAATTACACCACAAACTAAAATATCTGAAAAATTAGCAGATTATGTTGCAGATGGAGAATTAGATGCAAACTACATAAGAGTAGAATCAGAACACAGTGCAATGAGTGCAGCAATAGGAGCAGCAGCAACAGGTGTACGTGTATTTACAGCAACATCAAGTCAAGGTCTTGCATACATGCATGAACCAGTATTTGCAGCAGCAGGTATGAGAGTACCTATTGTAATGGCAGATGCAAACCGTGCATTATCATCACCAATTAACATCTGGAACGATCAACAAGATTCAATCTCAGAAAGAGATTCAGGATGGATCCAACTTTATGCAGAAACAGGACAAGAAGCATTCGATACAATCCTACAAGCATATAAAATTGCAGAAAATACAAAAGTATCATTACCTGTAATGGTATGTATTGATGGATTTATCCTTACACACACAGTAGATCCTGTAGAAGTATTATCACAAGAAGAAGTAGATTCATTCCTACCAAAATATGAAATTACACACTTTTCACTTGACCCTGAAAATCCAATGTCACAGGGTACACTTGCAGATTCTGACTACTATCTTGAATTAAGATATGCAGTTGAAGAAGCAATGGAAAATGCAAAAGAAGTAATTACAGAAGTAGGTGCAGAATACGGAGAAAAATTCGGAAGAACATATGGTCTTATTGAAGAATATAAATCAGACGATGCAGAAATAATTCTCCTTGCAATGGGTTCAATTTGTGGAACAATTAAAGATGTAATTGATGAACAAAGAGAAAAAGGAAACAAAGTAGGTCTTATACGTGTAAGATCATACAGACCATTCCCAAAAGAAGCATTAAAAGCAGCAGTTGGAGATGCAAGACTTGCAGTTCTTGATAAAGATATATCATTCTCAGCAGGTGGAGCATTATACACAGATGTAAAAGCTGCAGTTGACAATGAAACATACGGATATATTATTGGATTAGGTGGACGTGACATAAAACCTTCAGACATTGAAGAAATTATAACAAAAACAGAAAATCCAACAAAAGATATAGAATGGATAGGTTTAAAAGAGTAG
- the porD gene encoding pyruvate synthase subunit PorD encodes MVSVGAAVKEPGSTRKNKTGSWRTFKPVADKDKCISCGICYLFCPDGCIDTNFDSDYDYCKGCGICAEECPVKAIEMVRE; translated from the coding sequence ATGGTATCAGTAGGCGCAGCTGTAAAAGAACCAGGAAGCACAAGAAAAAATAAAACTGGAAGTTGGAGAACATTTAAACCAGTAGCAGACAAAGATAAATGTATTTCATGTGGTATTTGTTACCTATTTTGTCCAGATGGATGTATAGATACAAACTTTGACTCAGATTATGACTACTGTAAAGGATGCGGAATTTGTGCAGAAGAATGTCCAGTAAAAGCAATTGAAATGGTGAGGGAATAA
- a CDS encoding pyruvate ferredoxin oxidoreductase subunit gamma, giving the protein MIEIRFHGRGGQGSVTAAEILAKAVFEEGKYTQAFPSFGVERRGAPVTAFARISDEPIRRRYQIYNPQYVVVLDETLANVVNLTSGIQKDNGAVLVNTKRDAIDSITDVDVHTVDATGIALDILGRDIVNTTMLGFLSAKTGVVSIDSLVKIVKDTFKGKVADKNVKAVEYIYEKCIE; this is encoded by the coding sequence ATGATTGAAATAAGATTTCATGGGCGTGGGGGTCAAGGATCCGTTACAGCTGCTGAAATATTAGCAAAAGCAGTTTTTGAGGAAGGTAAATACACTCAAGCATTCCCATCATTCGGAGTAGAAAGAAGAGGTGCACCAGTAACAGCATTTGCAAGAATTAGTGATGAACCTATCAGAAGACGATATCAAATCTACAACCCACAATATGTTGTAGTACTTGATGAAACATTAGCAAATGTAGTAAACTTAACATCAGGAATTCAAAAAGACAATGGTGCAGTATTAGTAAACACAAAAAGAGATGCAATTGATTCCATAACTGATGTAGACGTACACACAGTAGATGCAACAGGAATAGCACTTGATATATTAGGAAGAGACATTGTAAATACAACAATGTTAGGATTCTTATCTGCAAAAACAGGTGTAGTATCAATAGATTCACTTGTTAAAATCGTAAAAGATACATTTAAAGGAAAAGTAGCAGATAAAAACGTAAAAGCTGTTGAATACATCTATGAAAAATGTATAGAATAA